The following proteins come from a genomic window of Alnus glutinosa chromosome 10, dhAlnGlut1.1, whole genome shotgun sequence:
- the LOC133880008 gene encoding uncharacterized protein LOC133880008 isoform X3, which translates to MGFWSSLPRLRSCSRRFVYSTSRRSRSTEFGTTEAGVTSHVFPSNSSRLRNPIFLSLLGISAGTVALQSQPSLAFCSFLYNDTKTAMLENEGMQTNDSCSDFGDFLEQFLDVSVPDFSSNNDLIQQYPSNEDGQDTVASPTNEDSNEGNEQKTAFETKQGRPKTSVVWTAFEEVFAKDGTVTKVKCKSCPAVFRPSKSSSTTHLRRHMNNCCTNNIASKNKQKVDQIEAAKPANGATQINNNHELNIDDIRDTARALPLGISSGALTPQSQPSTSFCHNNPNHEDQYQLDTNTAMLENEGMQTNDSCSDFGDFLEQFLDVSVPDTGFLGNGGMQNNDYYGNDILNTITAEAPVERFPGEIVRQLNRSQPSPSLCDYNPNHENQNQPNTNNTAMLKNGGMQTNDYCPGDEVQQRDSEGLFDSPRNNNALNEAVQDTGLFGNGGMQNNDSYDLGNDIPSTNTGFEKYGYRNGERPWNEPDVDTSLLANGGIWTNHSNGLNTDIPNSDFSSSDDLIQRSIRNEAARGRPRSSPVWKFFAEEYDKDGTATHVKCKSCGTVLHRSKASSTTQMRTHLRTCGNGKNIASKNKQKVDQIKPPQEKRKKQVATFMQIKGKKRGTKSKLIHEFSPISDVVELKRPPSSRNSNSNIRNVMEHVCTLEGVEEGSFLYRIATHIFHNEEKREMFVVIEKPHLQLMFLKGEAELLTRRFCSIRLASG; encoded by the exons ATGGGTTTCTGGTCCTCGCTTCCTCGTCTACGTTCGTGCTCCAGGCGCTTCGTTTACTCCACTAGTCGGAGATCACGTTCCACGGAGTTTGGAACTACAGAAGCAGGGGTCACCAGTCATGTCTTTCCCTCCAATAGCTCAAGACTCAGAAACCCAATATTCCTGTCGCTGCTTGGAATCTCAGCTGGAACAGTTGCCCTTCAATCCCAACCAAGCCTTGCATTCTGCAGCTTCCTCTATAATGATACTAAG ACTGCTATGCTTGAGAATGAAGGGATGCAGACTAATGATTCTTGTTCGGACTTTGGTGATTTTCTGGAACAGTTTCTTGATGTATCGGTTCCAG acTTCTCGAGCAACAATGATCTAATTCAGCAATATCCTTCGAATGAGGATGGTCAAGATACTGTGGCTTCTCCTACTAATGAGGATTCAAATGAAGGAAACGAGCAAAAGACTGCATTTGAGACAAAGCAGGGTAGACCAAAGACCTCTGTTGTGTGGACAGCTTTTGAAGAAGTTTTTGCCAAGGATGGTACTGTGACAAAAGTTAAATGCAAATCGTGTCCCGCAGTATTTCGCCCTTCAAAGTCAAGCAGTACAACCCACTTGCGAAGACACATGAACAACTGTTGTACCAATAACATAGCTTCAAAAAATAAGCAGAAGGTTGATCAAATTGAG GCTGCTAAGCCTGCAAATGGAGCGACGCAGATTAATAATAATCATGAGCTGAACATTGATGATATACGGGATACAG CAAGGGCGCTGCCGCTTGGAATCTCATCTGGAGCACTTACCCCTCAATCCCAACCAAGCACTTCATTCTGCCACAATAATCCTAATCATGAGGATCAGTATCAACTTGATACTAAT ACTGCTATGCTTGAGAATGAAGGGATGCAGACTAATGATTCTTGTTCGGACTTTGGTGATTTTCTGGAACAGTTTCTTGATGTATCGGTTCCAG ATACTGGTTTTCTTGGGAATGGAGGGATGCAGAATAATGATTATTATGGCAATGATATACTGAATACAATTACAG CAGAGGCACCAGTTGAACGCTTTCCTGGAGAAATTGTCCGTCAGTTGAATCGATCCCAACCAAGCCCTTCACTTTGCGACTATAATCCTAATCATGAGAATCAGAATCAACCTAATACTAATAAT ACTGCTATGCTTAAGAATGGAGGGATGCAAACTAATGATTATTGTCCGGGGGATGAAGTACAGCAGAGAG acTCTGAGGGGTTGTTCGATTCTCCAAGAAACAATAATGCTTTGAATGAGGCTGTTCAAGATACTGGTTTGTTTGGGAATGGAGGGATGCAGAATAATGATTCTTATGATCTGGGCAATGATATACCGAGTACAAATACAG gCTTTGAGAAGTACGGATATCGAAACGGGGAACGTCCGTGGAATGAGCCTGATGTGGATACTAGTTTGCTTGCGAATGGAGGGATATGGACTAATCATTCTAATGGTCTGAACACTGATATACCAAATTCAG acTTCTCGAGCAGCGATGATCTAATTCAGCGATCTATTCGGAATGAGGCTGCTCGTGGTAGACCAAGGAGCTCTCCTGTGTGGAAATTTTTTGCAGAAGAATATGACAAGGATGGTACTGCAACACATGTGAAATGCAAATCATGTGGCACAGTTTTGCACCGTTCAAAAGCAAGCAGTACAACCCAAATGCGAACACACTTGCGAACTTGT GGCAATGGCAAGAACATAGCTTCAAAAAATAAGCAGAAGGTTGATCAAATTAAG CCAccccaagaaaagagaaagaagcaaGTAGCTACTTTCATGCAAATTAAAGGGAAGAAAAGAGGAACAAAGTCAAAGTTGATACACGAGTTCAGTCCTATCAGTGATGTTGTAGAGCTAAAGAGGCCACCTAGTTCGAGGAATTCAAATAGCAATATTCGTAATGTCATGGAGCATGTGTGCACATTGGAAGGTGTTGAGGAGGGTTCATTTCTCTATCGTATTGCAACTCATATTTTCCACaatgaagagaagagagaaatgttTGTTGTGATAGAAAAACCACATTTACAACTTATGTTTCTAAAAGGTGAAGCAGAATTGTTGACAAGACGCTTCTGCTCTATTCGATTAGCAAGTGGATAA
- the LOC133880008 gene encoding uncharacterized protein LOC133880008 isoform X2, which translates to MGFWSSLPRLRSCSRRFVYSTSRRSRSTEFGTTEAGVTSHVFPSNSSRLRNPIFLSLLGISAGTVALQSQPSLAFCSFLYNDTKTAMLENEGMQTNDSCSDFGDFLEQFLDVSVPDFSSNNDLIQQYPSNEDGQDTVASPTNEDSNEGNEQKTAFETKQGRPKTSVVWTAFEEVFAKDGTVTKVKCKSCPAVFRPSKSSSTTHLRRHMNNCCTNNIASKNKQKVDQIEAAKPANGATQINNNHELNIDDIRDTARALPLGISSGALTPQSQPSTSFCHNNPNHEDQYQLDTNTAMLENEGMQTNDSCSDFGDFLEQFLDVSVPDTGFLGNGGMQNNDYYGNDILNTITEAPVERFPGEIVRQLNRSQPSPSLCDYNPNHENQNQPNTNNTAMLKNGGMQTNDYCPGDEVQQRDSEGLFDSPRNNNALNEAVQDTGLFGNGGMQNNDSYDLGNDIPSTNTGFEKYGYRNGERPWNEPDVDTSLLANGGIWTNHSNGLNTDIPNSDFSSSDDLIQRSIRNEAARGRPRSSPVWKFFAEEYDKDGTATHVKCKSCGTVLHRSKASSTTQMRTHLRTCLRRSKASSTTRMQTHLQTCGNGKNIASKNKQKVDQIKPPQEKRKKQVATFMQIKGKKRGTKSKLIHEFSPISDVVELKRPPSSRNSNSNIRNVMEHVCTLEGVEEGSFLYRIATHIFHNEEKREMFVVIEKPHLQLMFLKGEAELLTRRFCSIRLASG; encoded by the exons ATGGGTTTCTGGTCCTCGCTTCCTCGTCTACGTTCGTGCTCCAGGCGCTTCGTTTACTCCACTAGTCGGAGATCACGTTCCACGGAGTTTGGAACTACAGAAGCAGGGGTCACCAGTCATGTCTTTCCCTCCAATAGCTCAAGACTCAGAAACCCAATATTCCTGTCGCTGCTTGGAATCTCAGCTGGAACAGTTGCCCTTCAATCCCAACCAAGCCTTGCATTCTGCAGCTTCCTCTATAATGATACTAAG ACTGCTATGCTTGAGAATGAAGGGATGCAGACTAATGATTCTTGTTCGGACTTTGGTGATTTTCTGGAACAGTTTCTTGATGTATCGGTTCCAG acTTCTCGAGCAACAATGATCTAATTCAGCAATATCCTTCGAATGAGGATGGTCAAGATACTGTGGCTTCTCCTACTAATGAGGATTCAAATGAAGGAAACGAGCAAAAGACTGCATTTGAGACAAAGCAGGGTAGACCAAAGACCTCTGTTGTGTGGACAGCTTTTGAAGAAGTTTTTGCCAAGGATGGTACTGTGACAAAAGTTAAATGCAAATCGTGTCCCGCAGTATTTCGCCCTTCAAAGTCAAGCAGTACAACCCACTTGCGAAGACACATGAACAACTGTTGTACCAATAACATAGCTTCAAAAAATAAGCAGAAGGTTGATCAAATTGAG GCTGCTAAGCCTGCAAATGGAGCGACGCAGATTAATAATAATCATGAGCTGAACATTGATGATATACGGGATACAG CAAGGGCGCTGCCGCTTGGAATCTCATCTGGAGCACTTACCCCTCAATCCCAACCAAGCACTTCATTCTGCCACAATAATCCTAATCATGAGGATCAGTATCAACTTGATACTAAT ACTGCTATGCTTGAGAATGAAGGGATGCAGACTAATGATTCTTGTTCGGACTTTGGTGATTTTCTGGAACAGTTTCTTGATGTATCGGTTCCAG ATACTGGTTTTCTTGGGAATGGAGGGATGCAGAATAATGATTATTATGGCAATGATATACTGAATACAATTACAG AGGCACCAGTTGAACGCTTTCCTGGAGAAATTGTCCGTCAGTTGAATCGATCCCAACCAAGCCCTTCACTTTGCGACTATAATCCTAATCATGAGAATCAGAATCAACCTAATACTAATAAT ACTGCTATGCTTAAGAATGGAGGGATGCAAACTAATGATTATTGTCCGGGGGATGAAGTACAGCAGAGAG acTCTGAGGGGTTGTTCGATTCTCCAAGAAACAATAATGCTTTGAATGAGGCTGTTCAAGATACTGGTTTGTTTGGGAATGGAGGGATGCAGAATAATGATTCTTATGATCTGGGCAATGATATACCGAGTACAAATACAG gCTTTGAGAAGTACGGATATCGAAACGGGGAACGTCCGTGGAATGAGCCTGATGTGGATACTAGTTTGCTTGCGAATGGAGGGATATGGACTAATCATTCTAATGGTCTGAACACTGATATACCAAATTCAG acTTCTCGAGCAGCGATGATCTAATTCAGCGATCTATTCGGAATGAGGCTGCTCGTGGTAGACCAAGGAGCTCTCCTGTGTGGAAATTTTTTGCAGAAGAATATGACAAGGATGGTACTGCAACACATGTGAAATGCAAATCATGTGGCACAGTTTTGCACCGTTCAAAAGCAAGCAGTACAACCCAAATGCGAACACACTTGCGAACTTGTTTGCGCCGTTCAAAAGCAAGCAGTACAACCCGGATGCAAACACACTTGCAAACTTGTGGCAATGGCAAGAACATAGCTTCAAAAAATAAGCAGAAGGTTGATCAAATTAAG CCAccccaagaaaagagaaagaagcaaGTAGCTACTTTCATGCAAATTAAAGGGAAGAAAAGAGGAACAAAGTCAAAGTTGATACACGAGTTCAGTCCTATCAGTGATGTTGTAGAGCTAAAGAGGCCACCTAGTTCGAGGAATTCAAATAGCAATATTCGTAATGTCATGGAGCATGTGTGCACATTGGAAGGTGTTGAGGAGGGTTCATTTCTCTATCGTATTGCAACTCATATTTTCCACaatgaagagaagagagaaatgttTGTTGTGATAGAAAAACCACATTTACAACTTATGTTTCTAAAAGGTGAAGCAGAATTGTTGACAAGACGCTTCTGCTCTATTCGATTAGCAAGTGGATAA
- the LOC133880008 gene encoding uncharacterized protein LOC133880008 isoform X7 has product MGFWSSFPRLRSCSKHFVYSTSRRSCSTEFGTPEAGVTSHVFPSNSSRLRNPIFLLLLGISARTVALQSQPSLAFCLCLYNDTKAAKPANGATQINNNHELNIDDIRDTARALPLGISSGALTPQSQPSTSFCHNNPNHEDQYQLDTNTAMLENEGMQTNDSCSDFGDFLEQFLDVSVPDTGFLGNGGMQNNDYYGNDILNTITAEAPVERFPGEIVRQLNRSQPSPSLCDYNPNHENQNQPNTNNTAMLKNGGMQTNDYCPGDEVQQRDSEGLFDSPRNNNALNEAVQDTGLFGNGGMQNNDSYDLGNDIPSTNTGFEKYGYRNGERPWNEPDVDTSLLANGGIWTNHSNGLNTDIPNSDFSSSDDLIQRSIRNEAARGRPRSSPVWKFFAEEYDKDGTATHVKCKSCGTVLHRSKASSTTQMRTHLRTCLRRSKASSTTRMQTHLQTCGNGKNIASKNKQKVDQIKPPQEKRKKQVATFMQIKGKKRGTKSKLIHEFSPISDVVELKRPPSSRNSNSNIRNVMEHVCTLEGVEEGSFLYRIATHIFHNEEKREMFVVIEKPHLQLMFLKGEAELLTRRFCSIRLASG; this is encoded by the exons ATGGGTTTCTGGTCCTCGTTTCCTCGTCTACGTTCGTGCTCCAAGCACTTTGTTTACTCCACTAGTCGGAGATCATGTTCCACGGAGTTTGGAACTCCAGAAGCAGGGGTCACTAGTCATGTCTTTCCCTCCAATAGCTCAAGACTCAGAAACCCAATATTCCTGTTGCTGCTTGGAATCTCAGCTAGAACAGTAGCCCTTCAATCCCAACCAAGCCTTGCATTCTGCCTCTGCCTCTATAATGATACTAAG GCTGCTAAGCCTGCAAATGGAGCGACGCAGATTAATAATAATCATGAGCTGAACATTGATGATATACGGGATACAG CAAGGGCGCTGCCGCTTGGAATCTCATCTGGAGCACTTACCCCTCAATCCCAACCAAGCACTTCATTCTGCCACAATAATCCTAATCATGAGGATCAGTATCAACTTGATACTAAT ACTGCTATGCTTGAGAATGAAGGGATGCAGACTAATGATTCTTGTTCGGACTTTGGTGATTTTCTGGAACAGTTTCTTGATGTATCGGTTCCAG ATACTGGTTTTCTTGGGAATGGAGGGATGCAGAATAATGATTATTATGGCAATGATATACTGAATACAATTACAG CAGAGGCACCAGTTGAACGCTTTCCTGGAGAAATTGTCCGTCAGTTGAATCGATCCCAACCAAGCCCTTCACTTTGCGACTATAATCCTAATCATGAGAATCAGAATCAACCTAATACTAATAAT ACTGCTATGCTTAAGAATGGAGGGATGCAAACTAATGATTATTGTCCGGGGGATGAAGTACAGCAGAGAG acTCTGAGGGGTTGTTCGATTCTCCAAGAAACAATAATGCTTTGAATGAGGCTGTTCAAGATACTGGTTTGTTTGGGAATGGAGGGATGCAGAATAATGATTCTTATGATCTGGGCAATGATATACCGAGTACAAATACAG gCTTTGAGAAGTACGGATATCGAAACGGGGAACGTCCGTGGAATGAGCCTGATGTGGATACTAGTTTGCTTGCGAATGGAGGGATATGGACTAATCATTCTAATGGTCTGAACACTGATATACCAAATTCAG acTTCTCGAGCAGCGATGATCTAATTCAGCGATCTATTCGGAATGAGGCTGCTCGTGGTAGACCAAGGAGCTCTCCTGTGTGGAAATTTTTTGCAGAAGAATATGACAAGGATGGTACTGCAACACATGTGAAATGCAAATCATGTGGCACAGTTTTGCACCGTTCAAAAGCAAGCAGTACAACCCAAATGCGAACACACTTGCGAACTTGTTTGCGCCGTTCAAAAGCAAGCAGTACAACCCGGATGCAAACACACTTGCAAACTTGTGGCAATGGCAAGAACATAGCTTCAAAAAATAAGCAGAAGGTTGATCAAATTAAG CCAccccaagaaaagagaaagaagcaaGTAGCTACTTTCATGCAAATTAAAGGGAAGAAAAGAGGAACAAAGTCAAAGTTGATACACGAGTTCAGTCCTATCAGTGATGTTGTAGAGCTAAAGAGGCCACCTAGTTCGAGGAATTCAAATAGCAATATTCGTAATGTCATGGAGCATGTGTGCACATTGGAAGGTGTTGAGGAGGGTTCATTTCTCTATCGTATTGCAACTCATATTTTCCACaatgaagagaagagagaaatgttTGTTGTGATAGAAAAACCACATTTACAACTTATGTTTCTAAAAGGTGAAGCAGAATTGTTGACAAGACGCTTCTGCTCTATTCGATTAGCAAGTGGATAA
- the LOC133880008 gene encoding uncharacterized protein LOC133880008 isoform X5 has translation MGFWSSLPRLRSCSRRFVYSTSRRSRSTEFGTTEAGVTSHVFPSNSSRLRNPIFLSLLGISAGTVALQSQPSLAFCSFLYNDTKTAMLENEGMQTNDSCSDFGDFLEQFLDVSVPDFSSNNDLIQQYPSNEDGQDTVASPTNEDSNEGNEQKTAFETKQGRPKTSVVWTAFEEVFAKDGTVTKVKCKSCPAVFRPSKSSSTTHLRRHMNNCCTNNIASKNKQKVDQIEAAKPANGATQINNNHELNIDDIRDTARALPLGISSGALTPQSQPSTSFCHNNPNHEDQYQLDTNTAMLENEGMQTNDSCSDFGDFLEQFLDVSVPDSEGLFDSPRNNNALNEAVQDTGLFGNGGMQNNDSYDLGNDIPSTNTGFEKYGYRNGERPWNEPDVDTSLLANGGIWTNHSNGLNTDIPNSDFSSSDDLIQRSIRNEAARGRPRSSPVWKFFAEEYDKDGTATHVKCKSCGTVLHRSKASSTTQMRTHLRTCLRRSKASSTTRMQTHLQTCGNGKNIASKNKQKVDQIKPPQEKRKKQVATFMQIKGKKRGTKSKLIHEFSPISDVVELKRPPSSRNSNSNIRNVMEHVCTLEGVEEGSFLYRIATHIFHNEEKREMFVVIEKPHLQLMFLKGEAELLTRRFCSIRLASG, from the exons ATGGGTTTCTGGTCCTCGCTTCCTCGTCTACGTTCGTGCTCCAGGCGCTTCGTTTACTCCACTAGTCGGAGATCACGTTCCACGGAGTTTGGAACTACAGAAGCAGGGGTCACCAGTCATGTCTTTCCCTCCAATAGCTCAAGACTCAGAAACCCAATATTCCTGTCGCTGCTTGGAATCTCAGCTGGAACAGTTGCCCTTCAATCCCAACCAAGCCTTGCATTCTGCAGCTTCCTCTATAATGATACTAAG ACTGCTATGCTTGAGAATGAAGGGATGCAGACTAATGATTCTTGTTCGGACTTTGGTGATTTTCTGGAACAGTTTCTTGATGTATCGGTTCCAG acTTCTCGAGCAACAATGATCTAATTCAGCAATATCCTTCGAATGAGGATGGTCAAGATACTGTGGCTTCTCCTACTAATGAGGATTCAAATGAAGGAAACGAGCAAAAGACTGCATTTGAGACAAAGCAGGGTAGACCAAAGACCTCTGTTGTGTGGACAGCTTTTGAAGAAGTTTTTGCCAAGGATGGTACTGTGACAAAAGTTAAATGCAAATCGTGTCCCGCAGTATTTCGCCCTTCAAAGTCAAGCAGTACAACCCACTTGCGAAGACACATGAACAACTGTTGTACCAATAACATAGCTTCAAAAAATAAGCAGAAGGTTGATCAAATTGAG GCTGCTAAGCCTGCAAATGGAGCGACGCAGATTAATAATAATCATGAGCTGAACATTGATGATATACGGGATACAG CAAGGGCGCTGCCGCTTGGAATCTCATCTGGAGCACTTACCCCTCAATCCCAACCAAGCACTTCATTCTGCCACAATAATCCTAATCATGAGGATCAGTATCAACTTGATACTAAT ACTGCTATGCTTGAGAATGAAGGGATGCAGACTAATGATTCTTGTTCGGACTTTGGTGATTTTCTGGAACAGTTTCTTGATGTATCGGTTCCAG acTCTGAGGGGTTGTTCGATTCTCCAAGAAACAATAATGCTTTGAATGAGGCTGTTCAAGATACTGGTTTGTTTGGGAATGGAGGGATGCAGAATAATGATTCTTATGATCTGGGCAATGATATACCGAGTACAAATACAG gCTTTGAGAAGTACGGATATCGAAACGGGGAACGTCCGTGGAATGAGCCTGATGTGGATACTAGTTTGCTTGCGAATGGAGGGATATGGACTAATCATTCTAATGGTCTGAACACTGATATACCAAATTCAG acTTCTCGAGCAGCGATGATCTAATTCAGCGATCTATTCGGAATGAGGCTGCTCGTGGTAGACCAAGGAGCTCTCCTGTGTGGAAATTTTTTGCAGAAGAATATGACAAGGATGGTACTGCAACACATGTGAAATGCAAATCATGTGGCACAGTTTTGCACCGTTCAAAAGCAAGCAGTACAACCCAAATGCGAACACACTTGCGAACTTGTTTGCGCCGTTCAAAAGCAAGCAGTACAACCCGGATGCAAACACACTTGCAAACTTGTGGCAATGGCAAGAACATAGCTTCAAAAAATAAGCAGAAGGTTGATCAAATTAAG CCAccccaagaaaagagaaagaagcaaGTAGCTACTTTCATGCAAATTAAAGGGAAGAAAAGAGGAACAAAGTCAAAGTTGATACACGAGTTCAGTCCTATCAGTGATGTTGTAGAGCTAAAGAGGCCACCTAGTTCGAGGAATTCAAATAGCAATATTCGTAATGTCATGGAGCATGTGTGCACATTGGAAGGTGTTGAGGAGGGTTCATTTCTCTATCGTATTGCAACTCATATTTTCCACaatgaagagaagagagaaatgttTGTTGTGATAGAAAAACCACATTTACAACTTATGTTTCTAAAAGGTGAAGCAGAATTGTTGACAAGACGCTTCTGCTCTATTCGATTAGCAAGTGGATAA
- the LOC133880008 gene encoding uncharacterized protein LOC133880008 isoform X1: MGFWSSLPRLRSCSRRFVYSTSRRSRSTEFGTTEAGVTSHVFPSNSSRLRNPIFLSLLGISAGTVALQSQPSLAFCSFLYNDTKTAMLENEGMQTNDSCSDFGDFLEQFLDVSVPDFSSNNDLIQQYPSNEDGQDTVASPTNEDSNEGNEQKTAFETKQGRPKTSVVWTAFEEVFAKDGTVTKVKCKSCPAVFRPSKSSSTTHLRRHMNNCCTNNIASKNKQKVDQIEAAKPANGATQINNNHELNIDDIRDTARALPLGISSGALTPQSQPSTSFCHNNPNHEDQYQLDTNTAMLENEGMQTNDSCSDFGDFLEQFLDVSVPDTGFLGNGGMQNNDYYGNDILNTITAEAPVERFPGEIVRQLNRSQPSPSLCDYNPNHENQNQPNTNNTAMLKNGGMQTNDYCPGDEVQQRDSEGLFDSPRNNNALNEAVQDTGLFGNGGMQNNDSYDLGNDIPSTNTGFEKYGYRNGERPWNEPDVDTSLLANGGIWTNHSNGLNTDIPNSDFSSSDDLIQRSIRNEAARGRPRSSPVWKFFAEEYDKDGTATHVKCKSCGTVLHRSKASSTTQMRTHLRTCLRRSKASSTTRMQTHLQTCGNGKNIASKNKQKVDQIKPPQEKRKKQVATFMQIKGKKRGTKSKLIHEFSPISDVVELKRPPSSRNSNSNIRNVMEHVCTLEGVEEGSFLYRIATHIFHNEEKREMFVVIEKPHLQLMFLKGEAELLTRRFCSIRLASG, from the exons ATGGGTTTCTGGTCCTCGCTTCCTCGTCTACGTTCGTGCTCCAGGCGCTTCGTTTACTCCACTAGTCGGAGATCACGTTCCACGGAGTTTGGAACTACAGAAGCAGGGGTCACCAGTCATGTCTTTCCCTCCAATAGCTCAAGACTCAGAAACCCAATATTCCTGTCGCTGCTTGGAATCTCAGCTGGAACAGTTGCCCTTCAATCCCAACCAAGCCTTGCATTCTGCAGCTTCCTCTATAATGATACTAAG ACTGCTATGCTTGAGAATGAAGGGATGCAGACTAATGATTCTTGTTCGGACTTTGGTGATTTTCTGGAACAGTTTCTTGATGTATCGGTTCCAG acTTCTCGAGCAACAATGATCTAATTCAGCAATATCCTTCGAATGAGGATGGTCAAGATACTGTGGCTTCTCCTACTAATGAGGATTCAAATGAAGGAAACGAGCAAAAGACTGCATTTGAGACAAAGCAGGGTAGACCAAAGACCTCTGTTGTGTGGACAGCTTTTGAAGAAGTTTTTGCCAAGGATGGTACTGTGACAAAAGTTAAATGCAAATCGTGTCCCGCAGTATTTCGCCCTTCAAAGTCAAGCAGTACAACCCACTTGCGAAGACACATGAACAACTGTTGTACCAATAACATAGCTTCAAAAAATAAGCAGAAGGTTGATCAAATTGAG GCTGCTAAGCCTGCAAATGGAGCGACGCAGATTAATAATAATCATGAGCTGAACATTGATGATATACGGGATACAG CAAGGGCGCTGCCGCTTGGAATCTCATCTGGAGCACTTACCCCTCAATCCCAACCAAGCACTTCATTCTGCCACAATAATCCTAATCATGAGGATCAGTATCAACTTGATACTAAT ACTGCTATGCTTGAGAATGAAGGGATGCAGACTAATGATTCTTGTTCGGACTTTGGTGATTTTCTGGAACAGTTTCTTGATGTATCGGTTCCAG ATACTGGTTTTCTTGGGAATGGAGGGATGCAGAATAATGATTATTATGGCAATGATATACTGAATACAATTACAG CAGAGGCACCAGTTGAACGCTTTCCTGGAGAAATTGTCCGTCAGTTGAATCGATCCCAACCAAGCCCTTCACTTTGCGACTATAATCCTAATCATGAGAATCAGAATCAACCTAATACTAATAAT ACTGCTATGCTTAAGAATGGAGGGATGCAAACTAATGATTATTGTCCGGGGGATGAAGTACAGCAGAGAG acTCTGAGGGGTTGTTCGATTCTCCAAGAAACAATAATGCTTTGAATGAGGCTGTTCAAGATACTGGTTTGTTTGGGAATGGAGGGATGCAGAATAATGATTCTTATGATCTGGGCAATGATATACCGAGTACAAATACAG gCTTTGAGAAGTACGGATATCGAAACGGGGAACGTCCGTGGAATGAGCCTGATGTGGATACTAGTTTGCTTGCGAATGGAGGGATATGGACTAATCATTCTAATGGTCTGAACACTGATATACCAAATTCAG acTTCTCGAGCAGCGATGATCTAATTCAGCGATCTATTCGGAATGAGGCTGCTCGTGGTAGACCAAGGAGCTCTCCTGTGTGGAAATTTTTTGCAGAAGAATATGACAAGGATGGTACTGCAACACATGTGAAATGCAAATCATGTGGCACAGTTTTGCACCGTTCAAAAGCAAGCAGTACAACCCAAATGCGAACACACTTGCGAACTTGTTTGCGCCGTTCAAAAGCAAGCAGTACAACCCGGATGCAAACACACTTGCAAACTTGTGGCAATGGCAAGAACATAGCTTCAAAAAATAAGCAGAAGGTTGATCAAATTAAG CCAccccaagaaaagagaaagaagcaaGTAGCTACTTTCATGCAAATTAAAGGGAAGAAAAGAGGAACAAAGTCAAAGTTGATACACGAGTTCAGTCCTATCAGTGATGTTGTAGAGCTAAAGAGGCCACCTAGTTCGAGGAATTCAAATAGCAATATTCGTAATGTCATGGAGCATGTGTGCACATTGGAAGGTGTTGAGGAGGGTTCATTTCTCTATCGTATTGCAACTCATATTTTCCACaatgaagagaagagagaaatgttTGTTGTGATAGAAAAACCACATTTACAACTTATGTTTCTAAAAGGTGAAGCAGAATTGTTGACAAGACGCTTCTGCTCTATTCGATTAGCAAGTGGATAA